In Nitrospira sp., one genomic interval encodes:
- a CDS encoding RNA polymerase sigma factor, whose protein sequence is MAQRRPGHRFLPSCRERRHTIVNQDPAGQVRDRVEAIYREESRHVLATLIRVLGDFDAAEEALHEAFAVAVEQWEREGVPANPRAWLVSTGRFKTIDAMRRRVRFDASATELGRHLESLANEPAEEPDAAVEDDRLRLIFTCCHPALSSEAQVAMTLREVCGLTTDAIARAFLTKPTTIAQRIVRAKGKIRAARIPYEVPAETELPDRLEAVLRVVYLVFNEGYSASSGESLLRHDLCAEAVRLGRLLVRLLPEPDALGLLALMLLQDSRRPARTTPAGDVVTLEEQDRSLWNREQIAEGVALVQRALTSREVGPYTIQAAIAAVHAEAVDVATTDWAQIVGLYDLLRQATPSPVIELNRAVAVAMRDGAAEGLALIDAILAKGELANYHLAHAARADLCRRLGRVADARASYQKALHLAQLGPERRFLERRLRELSDGAS, encoded by the coding sequence ATGGCGCAGAGACGACCAGGCCATCGTTTCCTTCCCTCTTGTCGTGAGAGGCGGCACACCATCGTGAACCAGGATCCCGCAGGCCAGGTGCGTGATCGCGTGGAGGCGATTTATCGGGAGGAGTCCCGCCACGTCCTCGCCACGCTGATTCGTGTGCTCGGCGACTTCGACGCGGCGGAAGAGGCGTTGCATGAGGCGTTCGCCGTTGCGGTGGAGCAGTGGGAACGGGAAGGCGTCCCGGCCAATCCGCGGGCCTGGCTCGTGTCCACCGGCCGGTTCAAAACCATCGACGCCATGCGGCGGCGCGTGCGCTTCGATGCGTCGGCGACGGAGTTGGGCCGACATCTGGAGTCGCTTGCGAATGAGCCTGCCGAGGAACCAGACGCCGCCGTCGAAGACGACCGGCTCCGGTTGATCTTCACCTGTTGTCATCCCGCGCTGTCGTCGGAGGCGCAAGTGGCCATGACCCTGCGCGAAGTCTGCGGCCTCACGACGGATGCAATCGCCCGTGCCTTCCTGACCAAACCCACCACCATCGCGCAACGCATCGTCCGCGCCAAAGGGAAAATCCGCGCCGCCCGCATTCCCTATGAGGTGCCCGCGGAGACGGAATTACCGGACCGGTTGGAGGCGGTGTTGCGCGTCGTGTATCTCGTCTTCAATGAGGGGTACAGCGCCTCCTCGGGAGAGTCCCTGCTCCGCCATGACCTCTGTGCTGAAGCCGTTCGGCTCGGACGGTTGCTGGTCCGGTTGTTGCCGGAACCTGACGCACTGGGGTTGCTCGCGCTGATGCTTCTTCAGGATTCCAGGCGCCCGGCGAGAACGACGCCGGCGGGCGACGTGGTCACCCTGGAAGAGCAGGATCGCTCGTTGTGGAACCGCGAACAGATTGCGGAGGGGGTCGCCTTGGTCCAACGAGCGCTCACGTCACGGGAGGTGGGCCCCTATACCATTCAAGCTGCGATTGCCGCCGTCCACGCCGAGGCAGTCGATGTCGCTACGACCGATTGGGCACAGATCGTCGGCCTCTACGATCTGTTGAGGCAGGCGACTCCATCGCCCGTGATCGAACTGAACCGGGCGGTGGCCGTGGCGATGCGGGACGGCGCGGCGGAAGGGTTAGCGCTCATCGATGCGATTCTTGCGAAGGGCGAGTTGGCCAACTACCACCTGGCCCATGCGGCGCGCGCCGACCTCTGTCGACGGTTGGGGCGCGTCGCCGATGCGCGAGCCTCCTACCAGAAGGCGCTGCACCTCGCACAACTGGGGCCGGAACGACGATTTCTTGAGCGGCGGTTGCGGGAGTTGTCCGACGGCGCTTCCTAG
- a CDS encoding YciI family protein: MKYLCLVYLEEKILHAMPQADRASLSDESMAYCEALQKQGELLSASPLHPVETATTVRVRGGKVATTDGPFAETKEQLGGYLLIDVRDLNDAIRVASKFPAARYGSVEVRPIKEGGCA, encoded by the coding sequence ATGAAGTATCTCTGCTTGGTGTATCTCGAAGAAAAAATCCTGCATGCCATGCCGCAGGCTGACCGTGCGTCATTGTCGGACGAGTCCATGGCCTATTGCGAGGCGTTGCAGAAGCAGGGCGAACTGCTGTCGGCGTCGCCGCTACATCCGGTCGAGACAGCCACCACCGTGCGAGTCCGTGGCGGCAAGGTGGCGACGACAGACGGACCCTTTGCCGAAACCAAGGAGCAGCTGGGCGGGTATCTGTTGATCGATGTCAGGGACCTGAACGATGCCATCCGGGTGGCATCGAAATTTCCCGCTGCGCGATATGGGAGTGTCGAAGTGCGACCCATCAAGGAGGGCGGTTGCGCATGA
- a CDS encoding YciI family protein gives MKFILLVHHDETVFETFSDERKGELLKESIQLCRDLNETGRYLHASPVQPAATAAVVRVREGKPLVTDGPFIETREQMAGYFLIEARDREEAVAIAAQVPGARIGTVEVRPVREVSGLPE, from the coding sequence ATGAAGTTTATCTTATTGGTGCATCACGATGAGACGGTCTTCGAGACCTTCAGTGATGAGAGAAAAGGCGAACTGCTGAAGGAATCGATCCAACTGTGCCGCGACTTGAATGAAACGGGACGATATCTCCATGCCTCGCCTGTGCAGCCGGCCGCTACGGCGGCGGTGGTGCGTGTGCGCGAAGGCAAACCGCTCGTGACCGACGGACCCTTCATCGAAACGCGGGAGCAAATGGCGGGGTACTTTCTCATCGAAGCGAGAGATCGTGAGGAGGCTGTCGCTATTGCGGCGCAGGTGCCCGGCGCCCGGATCGGCACGGTGGAGGTCAGGCCCGTCAGAGAGGTGTCCGGTTTGCCCGAGTAG
- a CDS encoding DUF1579 domain-containing protein: MRRSYSVIFGLCLILVAVPALAKEKKAQKEMDPEAMMEVWKKLAVPGEPHKTFAGLAGSWTAQTKEWMEPGKPPMESNGTAEIKMLLDGRFLYQEYHGQMMGQPYHGIGIDAYDNLTKKYVTVWMDSMGTGLFMMQGSAGPDGKTITLKGQHAEPGGGQMKHRAVWKILDHDHQTFEMYGEHHGQKEMKFLEIVYTRKP; encoded by the coding sequence ATGCGTCGCTCGTATAGTGTGATCTTCGGATTGTGCCTGATCCTGGTTGCGGTGCCCGCTTTGGCGAAAGAGAAGAAGGCTCAGAAAGAGATGGATCCCGAGGCCATGATGGAGGTCTGGAAGAAGTTGGCCGTGCCCGGCGAGCCGCATAAAACATTCGCCGGACTGGCCGGCAGCTGGACGGCCCAGACCAAGGAATGGATGGAGCCGGGCAAGCCGCCGATGGAATCCAACGGGACGGCGGAGATCAAGATGTTGTTGGATGGCCGTTTTCTCTACCAGGAGTACCACGGACAGATGATGGGGCAGCCCTATCACGGCATCGGGATCGATGCCTACGACAACCTGACCAAGAAGTATGTCACGGTATGGATGGATTCGATGGGGACGGGCCTGTTCATGATGCAAGGGTCCGCCGGCCCAGACGGGAAGACCATCACGCTGAAGGGGCAGCATGCGGAGCCGGGCGGTGGTCAGATGAAGCATCGCGCGGTCTGGAAGATTCTGGATCACGACCACCAGACGTTTGAAATGTACGGCGAGCACCATGGCCAGAAGGAAATGAAATTTCTTGAAATCGTCTATACACGGAAGCCGTGA
- a CDS encoding exo-alpha-sialidase yields the protein MSHVRVLIGTRKGAFIATADGARKQWTLQGPLFGGWELYHLKGSPVDPNRLYASQSSSWFGQVIQRSDDGGKTWHAPGTKPEDLMGPDGMPKGASNMFAYDSSAETGRPLTTHQHYDGTQRPWEFKRVWHLEPSLTDPDTVYAGVEDAALFCSSNGGRTWRELAGLRDVKGPLWQPGAGGMCLHTIMLNPGQPERMYVAISAAGAFRSDDGGKSWRAINRGLKSQYELPDPDADVGHCVHRIAMHPARPNVLFMQKHWDVLRSDDGGDSWHEISGDLPSDFGFPIAVHAHEPNTVYVVPITSDSEHYPPDGKLRVYRSRTGGHEWGALTKGLPQRDCYVNVLRDAMAVDSLDPCGLYFGTTGGQVYASADGGDSWEPIVRDLPAVLSVEVQML from the coding sequence ATGAGCCACGTACGGGTACTGATCGGCACCCGCAAGGGAGCCTTTATTGCCACAGCAGATGGGGCGCGGAAACAGTGGACCCTTCAGGGGCCGTTGTTCGGCGGTTGGGAACTCTATCACCTCAAGGGGTCGCCGGTCGATCCGAACCGGCTCTATGCCTCGCAGAGCAGCAGTTGGTTTGGACAGGTCATTCAACGATCGGATGACGGCGGCAAGACGTGGCATGCCCCCGGCACCAAGCCGGAAGATCTCATGGGGCCGGATGGCATGCCGAAGGGCGCGAGCAACATGTTCGCCTATGACAGTTCGGCGGAGACCGGCAGGCCGCTTACGACACATCAGCATTACGACGGCACCCAGCGGCCGTGGGAATTCAAGCGGGTGTGGCACCTCGAACCCTCGCTCACCGATCCTGACACCGTCTACGCTGGCGTGGAGGATGCGGCCTTGTTTTGCTCGTCGAATGGCGGTCGGACCTGGCGGGAATTGGCCGGATTGCGGGATGTCAAAGGTCCGCTGTGGCAGCCCGGTGCCGGTGGCATGTGTCTGCATACGATCATGCTGAACCCTGGCCAGCCGGAACGGATGTATGTGGCCATCTCGGCCGCGGGCGCGTTCCGAAGCGATGACGGCGGCAAAAGCTGGCGGGCGATCAACCGCGGACTGAAATCTCAGTATGAGCTGCCTGACCCGGACGCCGACGTCGGGCATTGCGTGCATCGGATTGCCATGCACCCGGCCCGCCCGAACGTGCTGTTCATGCAGAAACACTGGGATGTCCTGCGCAGCGACGACGGCGGCGACTCATGGCATGAAATCAGCGGCGACCTGCCGAGCGATTTCGGGTTTCCCATCGCCGTGCATGCCCACGAACCGAACACGGTCTACGTGGTCCCGATCACGAGCGATTCGGAACATTACCCGCCGGACGGGAAGTTGCGCGTCTACAGAAGCCGCACGGGAGGCCACGAGTGGGGGGCCCTGACCAAAGGCTTGCCGCAGCGCGACTGCTACGTAAATGTCTTGCGTGATGCGATGGCAGTGGATTCCCTTGATCCCTGCGGCCTGTACTTCGGAACGACCGGAGGGCAGGTCTATGCTTCCGCGGACGGCGGGGACAGCTGGGAGCCGATTGTGCGGGATCTGCCGGCGGTGTTGTCGGTGGAAGTTCAGATGCTGTGA
- a CDS encoding YciI family protein — protein MRFMILVKATKGSEAGVMPSQELLTAMMQYNQALVDASVMLAGEGLHPSSNGARVRFSGSKRLVTAGPFTETNEVVAGYWLWRCKSMEDAIEWVKRCPNPMPGEESEIEIRPLFETEDFGVEFTLELRAQEERMRAKVSGKP, from the coding sequence ATGAGATTCATGATTTTGGTCAAAGCGACTAAGGGTTCCGAAGCTGGCGTGATGCCGAGCCAGGAACTGTTGACCGCCATGATGCAATACAACCAAGCGTTGGTCGATGCCAGTGTCATGCTGGCGGGCGAAGGCCTGCATCCGAGCAGTAACGGCGCTCGTGTGCGGTTCTCTGGCTCGAAGCGACTGGTGACTGCCGGCCCGTTCACTGAAACGAACGAGGTCGTGGCCGGGTATTGGCTGTGGCGGTGCAAGTCGATGGAGGATGCGATCGAGTGGGTGAAACGTTGTCCCAACCCGATGCCCGGCGAGGAATCCGAGATCGAGATTCGTCCGCTGTTCGAGACGGAGGATTTTGGGGTTGAGTTCACGCTGGAACTCAGGGCGCAGGAAGAGCGGATGCGGGCGAAGGTTTCAGGGAAGCCATAG
- a CDS encoding MoaD/ThiS family protein, translated as MIRLVLPAHLRTLARLDGEVRLDVSGPVTVGRVLDSLEARYPMLRGTIRDHFTHRRRPFIRFFACERDLSHESPDDPLPEAVAKGEEPFLIVGAMAGG; from the coding sequence ATGATTCGTCTCGTCCTTCCAGCGCATTTGCGAACCTTGGCGCGTCTTGATGGGGAAGTGCGGTTGGATGTGTCCGGCCCGGTGACGGTGGGCAGGGTGCTGGACAGCCTGGAAGCGCGGTATCCCATGTTGCGCGGGACGATCAGGGACCACTTCACCCATCGGCGTCGGCCATTCATTCGGTTTTTTGCCTGTGAGCGGGATCTGTCCCATGAGTCGCCGGACGATCCCTTGCCCGAAGCCGTGGCCAAGGGCGAAGAACCGTTCTTGATCGTCGGGGCGATGGCGGGCGGCTAA
- a CDS encoding efflux RND transporter periplasmic adaptor subunit, translating to MARRVRSEIAAAVLGGLLTLGLLPACKQEVASSPAPPIPQVGIIVATAKDVPDEPEFIGQAESSRPVEIRSQVTGIIKEWFFKEGRDVKKGERLYQIDRVPFEAAMLSAKAKVSQSEARLVQAKQNLARVKPLLAEQAVSTKDVDDAIAEELAAKAALEGAKAELVKAKFDLDNTLIVAPINGMIERTRVYEGRLVSAQTDLLTVIHQVDPMYVIVSAPESFLLKRRRDSDANRIKHPGVYHLRGVLTFVDGTTYDHEGVLDLLDVGLKTETGSRQARVVFPNPDRALLPGQFVRVRFKGTLKTGAIVVPQRAVQQGPKGSIVFVVGVEDKVEIREIQATSWQGTEWIVEEGLHAGDRVIVDGLHKIAPGAPVKVVPIKEPAAASAPASAATQSEQAQ from the coding sequence ATGGCCAGGCGAGTGCGATCAGAAATAGCAGCGGCAGTCCTCGGTGGGCTTCTCACCCTGGGCCTGCTGCCGGCCTGCAAACAAGAGGTGGCCTCCTCCCCGGCTCCTCCGATTCCCCAAGTCGGCATCATCGTGGCGACCGCGAAAGATGTACCGGATGAACCGGAGTTTATCGGGCAGGCTGAGTCGTCGCGCCCGGTGGAGATCCGATCGCAGGTCACCGGCATTATCAAGGAATGGTTTTTCAAGGAAGGGCGGGATGTAAAGAAGGGCGAGCGGCTGTATCAGATCGATCGTGTCCCGTTTGAGGCCGCTATGTTGAGCGCCAAGGCGAAGGTGTCTCAGTCGGAAGCGCGATTGGTCCAAGCCAAGCAGAATCTGGCTCGGGTCAAGCCTCTCTTGGCGGAGCAAGCGGTCAGCACCAAGGATGTGGACGACGCGATTGCGGAAGAGTTGGCCGCCAAGGCGGCGTTGGAAGGCGCCAAGGCCGAATTGGTCAAGGCGAAGTTTGATCTGGACAACACGCTCATCGTGGCGCCGATCAACGGCATGATCGAACGGACTCGGGTGTACGAGGGCCGGTTGGTGTCGGCGCAGACCGATCTGCTGACCGTGATCCATCAGGTCGACCCCATGTACGTGATCGTGAGCGCGCCCGAGAGTTTCCTGTTGAAGCGGCGGCGCGACAGCGATGCAAACCGCATCAAGCATCCAGGTGTGTATCACCTGAGAGGGGTGCTGACCTTCGTCGATGGGACGACGTACGACCACGAAGGGGTGCTGGATTTGCTCGATGTGGGGCTGAAGACCGAAACCGGCTCACGGCAAGCCCGCGTGGTGTTTCCCAATCCAGACCGGGCGTTGTTGCCGGGTCAGTTCGTACGGGTGCGCTTCAAAGGCACGCTTAAAACCGGAGCGATCGTGGTCCCGCAACGCGCCGTCCAGCAGGGACCAAAGGGGTCGATCGTGTTTGTGGTCGGGGTGGAGGACAAGGTGGAGATTCGTGAGATTCAAGCCACCAGTTGGCAGGGAACCGAGTGGATTGTGGAGGAAGGACTACACGCCGGCGATCGTGTCATTGTCGACGGCCTGCACAAGATTGCGCCGGGGGCGCCGGTGAAGGTCGTCCCTATCAAGGAGCCCGCAGCAGCCTCAGCTCCCGCCTCGGCGGCCACTCAGTCGGAGCAGGCCCAGTGA
- a CDS encoding multidrug efflux RND transporter permease subunit, with amino-acid sequence MISHFFIDRPIFASVLSIIIIVIGLVSLQALPVAQFPEITPPVVQIEADYPGANAETVADSVARPIEVQLPGIDNLLYYDSTSTNDGHMSIKLTFEIGTNVDIAQVQTQNRVKLAEPQLPPEVVRQGISINKVSPDLLAVVALSSSDPTHDTVYLSNYAILRVLDNLKRLRGVGNAVVFGSQNYSMRLILDPIRMAQLSLTPTDIANVVREQNRDFPAGTIGREPALKGAELTIPVITQGRLTEVKDFENLIVRAMPNGSMVRLKDVARVELGAQSYTLEGRWNGKPNVFLLTFLSPGANALDTVKRVRAELVQVSKSFPTGVSYDIPYDTTRFIEVSIKEVVKTLAEAMVLVIIVVYLFLQSWRATLIPGVAVPVSLIGTFAGMQALGFSINTLTLFGMVLAIGIVVDDAIVVVENCERHMTQGKLSAKQAAKRAMEEVTGPVIAIVLVLCAVFVPVGFLGGITGELYKQFAITISIAVIISGFVALTLSPALCALVLKPGEEQHQGVFGLFNRTFAWMQTRYTSTVGIAMKRCVLSMAVFAVLLVGVAILFRMTPGSFLPEEDQGYFITIVQLPDGASKQRTDAVLSKIENYFLSNPAIHSTDSLSGQNFVFNTRGPNAATMFVPLKHWDERTEPQQHVKSLIGAAYGEFAKIPEALILAFNAPSIRGLGATGGFSVQLQDPSSGDFNKFSAVAQEFVAKARQNPAIGAIGTSFRVSAPRIFAKVNRERAKALGVPISEVFDTLQAYFGNLYVNDFVKFGRVFRVQTEAEAQYRSTPEDISKIYVRAVGPQGTTMIPLDTVVSTEFTSGPDPVTHFNGYNTALVLGAAAPGYSSGQVLQALDQLAKEVLVPQGYDIDWSGISYQERMVGNQSMYAFGFGLLMVFLVLAAQYESWVVPFAVILAVPIGLFGALSAVWLKGMTNDIYFQIGLVTLIGLSAKNAILIVEFANKRYEDGHPLLESAVEAARLRFRPIVMTSMAFILGVVPLVIATGAGAASRNSIGTGVFGGMLAATFLAIFFVPLFFVLIRSLGRRGPAPAPPGEATNSSKEQGYQHA; translated from the coding sequence GTGATCTCACATTTCTTTATCGACCGCCCGATTTTCGCCTCGGTATTGTCGATCATCATCATCGTAATCGGTTTGGTTTCGTTGCAGGCCTTGCCCGTGGCCCAATTCCCTGAGATTACGCCCCCCGTCGTCCAGATCGAGGCCGATTATCCCGGTGCGAATGCAGAGACCGTCGCCGACTCGGTGGCTCGCCCTATTGAGGTCCAGCTCCCCGGCATCGACAACCTGCTGTACTACGATTCCACCAGCACCAACGACGGGCATATGTCGATCAAGTTGACGTTTGAGATCGGCACGAACGTGGACATTGCCCAGGTGCAGACGCAGAACCGCGTGAAGCTGGCGGAGCCACAATTGCCGCCGGAAGTCGTGCGGCAGGGGATCAGTATCAACAAGGTGTCGCCGGATCTTTTGGCGGTGGTGGCGCTGAGTTCCAGCGACCCTACACACGATACGGTGTATTTGTCGAACTATGCGATCCTGCGGGTCCTCGACAATCTGAAGCGGTTGCGGGGAGTCGGCAATGCGGTCGTGTTCGGCTCACAGAACTACTCGATGCGACTGATCCTGGATCCTATCCGGATGGCGCAGCTGAGCTTAACGCCGACGGACATTGCCAACGTGGTGCGGGAGCAGAATCGCGACTTTCCCGCCGGGACGATCGGCCGTGAACCGGCTTTGAAGGGGGCGGAACTGACGATCCCGGTCATTACGCAGGGGCGGCTGACCGAGGTGAAGGATTTCGAGAACCTGATCGTACGGGCCATGCCTAACGGATCCATGGTCCGGTTGAAGGATGTGGCGCGGGTGGAATTGGGCGCCCAATCCTATACCTTGGAAGGACGTTGGAACGGCAAGCCGAACGTCTTCCTCCTCACGTTCCTATCGCCGGGCGCCAATGCGCTCGATACGGTCAAGCGTGTGCGGGCTGAACTGGTGCAGGTCTCCAAGAGTTTCCCGACCGGGGTGTCCTACGACATCCCCTATGACACCACGCGATTCATCGAGGTGTCGATCAAGGAAGTAGTCAAGACCTTGGCCGAGGCCATGGTGCTCGTAATCATCGTCGTCTACCTCTTCTTGCAGAGTTGGCGAGCGACGTTGATTCCAGGGGTGGCCGTCCCCGTCTCGCTCATCGGAACCTTTGCCGGTATGCAGGCGTTGGGCTTCTCAATCAATACCTTGACGCTGTTCGGTATGGTGCTGGCGATCGGGATCGTGGTGGATGACGCCATCGTGGTGGTGGAAAACTGCGAACGCCACATGACGCAGGGAAAGCTGTCGGCCAAGCAGGCGGCGAAGCGCGCGATGGAAGAGGTGACCGGCCCGGTTATCGCCATCGTGCTGGTGCTGTGCGCGGTGTTCGTACCGGTCGGCTTTTTGGGCGGCATCACGGGTGAATTGTATAAACAATTTGCGATAACCATCTCCATCGCGGTCATTATTTCCGGTTTTGTGGCCTTGACGCTCAGTCCAGCTCTCTGCGCTCTGGTGCTCAAACCTGGCGAGGAGCAGCATCAGGGAGTTTTTGGTCTCTTTAATCGAACGTTTGCATGGATGCAGACGCGGTACACGTCGACGGTCGGGATCGCGATGAAGCGGTGTGTGCTGTCGATGGCGGTGTTTGCGGTGCTGTTGGTGGGCGTGGCGATCCTGTTCCGGATGACGCCGGGGAGTTTCTTGCCGGAGGAGGATCAAGGGTATTTCATCACGATCGTGCAACTCCCGGACGGGGCGTCGAAGCAGCGGACGGATGCGGTGTTGAGCAAGATCGAGAATTATTTTCTTTCGAATCCCGCCATCCATTCGACGGACTCCCTCTCCGGGCAGAATTTCGTCTTCAACACGCGGGGGCCTAATGCCGCGACCATGTTTGTTCCGCTCAAACATTGGGATGAACGGACGGAGCCCCAACAGCATGTGAAGTCGCTGATCGGCGCAGCTTACGGGGAGTTCGCCAAGATACCCGAGGCGCTGATCCTGGCGTTCAACGCCCCCTCTATTCGGGGACTGGGAGCCACCGGCGGGTTCTCCGTGCAACTGCAGGATCCGAGTAGTGGCGACTTCAATAAGTTTTCCGCGGTGGCCCAGGAGTTCGTGGCCAAGGCGCGACAAAACCCCGCCATCGGCGCCATTGGCACTAGTTTTCGCGTGAGCGCTCCAAGGATCTTCGCCAAGGTGAATCGCGAACGCGCGAAGGCTCTCGGCGTGCCGATCTCGGAGGTGTTCGATACGCTCCAAGCCTACTTCGGCAATTTGTATGTGAATGATTTCGTGAAGTTTGGCCGGGTGTTTCGGGTACAGACCGAGGCTGAGGCGCAATACCGGTCGACTCCCGAGGACATCTCCAAGATTTATGTCCGGGCGGTGGGGCCGCAGGGTACCACGATGATCCCCCTGGATACGGTCGTGAGCACGGAATTTACAAGCGGCCCAGACCCGGTCACGCACTTCAATGGCTATAACACGGCCCTGGTATTGGGTGCGGCGGCCCCAGGCTATAGTTCCGGGCAGGTGCTGCAGGCCCTCGATCAATTAGCCAAGGAGGTGCTTGTGCCGCAGGGGTACGACATCGACTGGAGCGGTATCTCTTATCAAGAACGCATGGTGGGCAATCAATCGATGTATGCGTTCGGTTTTGGTCTCTTAATGGTGTTTCTGGTGCTGGCCGCGCAGTATGAGAGTTGGGTGGTTCCGTTTGCCGTGATCCTGGCGGTGCCGATCGGGTTATTTGGAGCCTTGAGTGCGGTCTGGTTGAAGGGAATGACGAACGATATCTACTTCCAGATCGGCTTGGTCACGTTGATCGGGCTTTCAGCAAAGAACGCCATCTTGATTGTCGAATTTGCCAATAAACGGTATGAGGATGGCCATCCCTTACTCGAGTCGGCTGTAGAAGCGGCGCGTCTTCGGTTCCGGCCGATCGTGATGACGTCGATGGCTTTCATCCTCGGCGTGGTTCCGCTCGTGATCGCTACGGGAGCCGGGGCTGCGAGCCGAAACTCCATCGGGACCGGTGTATTCGGTGGCATGTTGGCGGCGACGTTTCTAGCGATCTTTTTCGTCCCACTTTTCTTTGTGCTCATTCGCTCGTTGGGCCGGCGTGGCCCTGCTCCAGCGCCGCCGGGCGAAGCGACCAACTCTTCCAAGGAGCAAGGTTATCAACATGCGTAG
- a CDS encoding efflux transporter outer membrane subunit, whose translation MRRVALILSTMLLTACAVGPDFSKPDATTPDRFRMAELGVEATSIANTPWWELLQDRELQKLIRTALEENRDLRRAAASVEEFQARLFIARTDFAPQMNLTSNAPVFGRKSNFLFPGFPNPFNYYLQGNLSWEIDIWGRIRRSNEAARGDLLAREENRRAIVLQLVSGVAEAYFDLLQFDMQLDIAHRTLKSWEESVRIAQARLRQGMISKLDADQFEAERANAAAKAAEFERQKVQKENQLSVLLGRNPGKITRGRSLTEQVMPPDVPAGLPSELLRRRPDILQAEQDLAAATARIGMAKADRFPKLSITGILGVASPHLSRLVANETAFGVAGPGLAGPLLNAQILGFQQRAAEAQARQALAQYEQSVLVAFKEVEDALVAVRTVREQRTAQLQQVEALRSALSLANLRYKGGLANYLDVLIAQRNLFEAELALMGTHRLHLVSIVQLYKALGGGWNPEGPQALEAGSTTEADVKR comes from the coding sequence ATGCGTAGGGTGGCACTGATTCTGTCGACGATGCTGCTGACGGCCTGCGCCGTAGGGCCGGATTTCTCCAAACCAGACGCCACGACGCCGGATCGTTTTCGAATGGCCGAGCTTGGTGTCGAAGCGACATCGATTGCGAATACCCCTTGGTGGGAATTGTTGCAGGACCGGGAACTTCAGAAGCTGATCCGCACGGCATTGGAGGAAAATCGGGATCTCAGGCGGGCGGCAGCATCGGTGGAAGAATTTCAGGCTCGTCTGTTCATAGCGCGAACTGATTTCGCGCCACAGATGAATCTGACCTCCAATGCCCCGGTGTTCGGCCGGAAGAGCAATTTCTTATTCCCAGGGTTTCCCAACCCGTTCAACTATTATTTGCAAGGCAATTTGTCTTGGGAGATCGACATTTGGGGACGAATTCGCCGCTCCAATGAGGCAGCCCGCGGCGATCTTCTGGCACGAGAAGAGAACCGTCGTGCCATTGTGCTGCAACTTGTCAGTGGTGTGGCGGAAGCCTATTTCGATTTGCTGCAGTTCGATATGCAATTGGACATTGCTCATCGGACACTGAAGTCTTGGGAGGAATCAGTCAGAATCGCCCAGGCCCGATTGAGGCAGGGGATGATCTCGAAGCTTGATGCCGACCAGTTTGAAGCCGAACGAGCCAATGCCGCGGCCAAGGCCGCGGAATTTGAGCGCCAGAAGGTGCAGAAGGAGAACCAGCTGAGCGTGTTGCTGGGACGGAATCCGGGTAAGATCACACGCGGGCGTTCTCTCACGGAACAAGTGATGCCGCCTGATGTCCCCGCAGGACTTCCCTCAGAATTGTTGCGGCGCCGACCGGATATTCTCCAGGCCGAGCAGGATCTAGCGGCGGCTACGGCTCGCATCGGTATGGCGAAGGCAGATCGGTTCCCCAAACTGAGTATCACCGGGATCTTGGGTGTGGCTAGCCCGCATCTCTCCCGCCTGGTCGCGAACGAAACAGCATTTGGAGTGGCTGGGCCTGGGTTGGCGGGCCCGCTCTTGAATGCACAGATTTTAGGTTTTCAACAACGGGCAGCAGAGGCGCAGGCTCGTCAGGCCTTGGCGCAGTATGAGCAATCTGTCCTGGTCGCATTCAAGGAAGTTGAGGATGCGTTGGTGGCGGTTCGTACAGTCCGCGAACAAAGAACTGCGCAATTGCAGCAGGTGGAAGCCCTGAGATCGGCGTTGAGCCTGGCTAATCTGCGATATAAGGGCGGATTAGCCAACTATTTGGATGTCTTGATTGCGCAACGCAATCTATTTGAGGCCGAACTCGCATTGATGGGGACGCATCGTTTGCATCTTGTCTCAATAGTGCAATTGTACAAAGCATTAGGCGGCGGGTGGAATCCTGAAGGGCCTCAAGCGCTTGAGGCTGGATCAACAACCGAGGCTGATGTAAAACGGTAG